A section of the Pedobacter sp. HDW13 genome encodes:
- a CDS encoding helix-turn-helix domain-containing protein: MNEKELLEKSNQILANPRNQEEEIQALQDTLYVLSGKWKIPIINSICNGNRRFRDIERSIPGITTRMLSKELKEMSANQLIKRTVVDDTPVIIEYSPTDYCHSFGSIILEMIKWGKAHRQHLKEQP; the protein is encoded by the coding sequence ATGAACGAGAAAGAACTGCTCGAAAAATCGAACCAAATCTTAGCTAATCCACGTAACCAGGAGGAAGAAATACAGGCGCTGCAGGATACCCTGTACGTTTTAAGCGGTAAATGGAAAATCCCGATCATCAATTCCATCTGCAATGGAAATCGACGTTTTCGTGACATTGAGCGGAGCATTCCGGGTATTACCACCCGCATGCTTTCTAAAGAATTAAAGGAAATGAGCGCCAACCAACTTATTAAACGAACGGTAGTTGATGATACACCAGTGATCATCGAATATTCGCCAACCGATTACTGTCACTCGTTTGGCAGCATTATTTTAGAAATGATTAAATGGGGCAAAGCGCATAGGCAACACTTAAAAGAACAACCATAA
- a CDS encoding DoxX family protein, translating into MKLKIAKRIYWIGAALTALWFGASGIFELTKNPIVWDITLQLGYPAYFIYVLGVAKLSGIAVLLTPNRFLRLKEWVFAGIFFDIIFAFCSKLSVIGAAATVDAIVAFIMVSVTYIMFSKIYAATYSPVIAEPAN; encoded by the coding sequence ATGAAACTTAAAATTGCAAAAAGAATTTACTGGATTGGTGCAGCATTAACAGCTTTATGGTTTGGTGCAAGTGGTATATTTGAACTTACCAAAAACCCTATTGTGTGGGATATTACCTTGCAACTCGGCTATCCGGCCTATTTTATTTATGTGCTTGGAGTAGCCAAACTATCAGGCATTGCAGTTCTTTTAACCCCTAACCGTTTTCTACGCTTAAAAGAATGGGTATTTGCCGGGATATTTTTCGATATCATCTTCGCATTTTGCTCTAAACTGAGTGTTATTGGTGCGGCAGCCACTGTTGATGCTATTGTTGCTTTTATCATGGTGTCGGTAACCTATATCATGTTCAGTAAAATTTACGCCGCAACCTATTCGCCAGTTATTGCCGAGCCAGCAAACTAA
- a CDS encoding SDR family oxidoreductase → MEHLKGKTALVTGGNSGIGYATAKELKVQGAEVIITGRRKAAVDEAAAALGVTGMIADQGNVNEIQQLALAVQQQFGKIDILFINAGVLENTTIENATETAFDNVIGVNFKGAYFTLSRFIPLLNDGASVVFLSSNTASMNAANSSIYSSGKSALNAVMRIAAIELAPRKIRVNSVSPGPTATEIMNKAGYTPEQLSQVNEWILERVPLKQFGKAEDVGKMVAYFCGEAASFITGAEIVMDGGMSL, encoded by the coding sequence ATGGAACATTTAAAAGGAAAAACGGCGCTGGTAACCGGCGGCAATAGCGGCATAGGTTACGCCACCGCAAAAGAGTTAAAGGTACAAGGTGCCGAAGTAATTATTACCGGTCGCAGAAAAGCTGCTGTAGACGAAGCAGCCGCTGCATTGGGTGTAACAGGCATGATAGCCGACCAAGGTAATGTAAACGAAATACAACAACTGGCCTTAGCAGTACAGCAGCAGTTTGGCAAAATTGATATCTTATTCATCAATGCAGGTGTGCTCGAAAATACAACAATCGAAAATGCCACCGAAACGGCTTTCGACAATGTAATCGGGGTAAATTTTAAAGGAGCTTACTTTACACTGAGCAGGTTTATCCCCTTGCTGAACGATGGGGCATCGGTTGTTTTCCTATCTTCCAACACAGCCAGCATGAACGCTGCCAATAGCTCTATTTATTCTTCAGGCAAATCGGCACTTAATGCGGTAATGCGCATTGCTGCTATCGAACTGGCACCACGTAAAATACGGGTAAACAGTGTAAGCCCCGGCCCAACCGCAACCGAAATTATGAACAAAGCCGGCTATACGCCCGAACAGTTGAGCCAGGTAAACGAATGGATATTAGAACGGGTACCCTTAAAACAGTTTGGAAAAGCCGAGGATGTAGGAAAAATGGTAGCCTATTTTTGTGGCGAAGCAGCTAGCTTTATTACCGGTGCCGAAATTGTTATGGATGGCGGCATGAGCCTGTAA